The following proteins are co-located in the Candidatus Neomarinimicrobiota bacterium genome:
- a CDS encoding TraR/DksA C4-type zinc finger protein yields MELAEKQQIKDRITAEIENAREQIVELEELTQPIAPDCAIGRISRMEMINNKSVNEHLLAKTKARLMKLESSRSFLDKEDYGICRVCKQPIPLGRLMMLPETDKCVDCA; encoded by the coding sequence ATGGAACTTGCAGAAAAACAACAGATCAAAGATCGGATTACTGCTGAGATCGAAAACGCCCGGGAACAAATCGTTGAGCTGGAAGAACTCACGCAACCGATCGCCCCAGATTGTGCTATTGGTCGTATCTCCCGGATGGAGATGATCAATAATAAAAGTGTCAATGAACACTTGTTGGCAAAGACCAAAGCCAGATTAATGAAATTAGAGTCATCACGATCTTTCCTCGATAAAGAAGACTATGGTATTTGCCGGGTCTGCAAGCAACCGATTCCTCTAGGGCGTCTGATGATGCTCCCTGAAACCGATAAATGTGTGGATTGTGCCTAA
- a CDS encoding MTH938/NDUFAF3 family protein, with protein MQVDDLVFGRITIDGHLYTQDVVILNNRIIQIRDKHSSRALKSRYKHTPLTTAENIPWNCHTLVIGTGMSGHLPITEEIRARAQEMHISLIVKKTPAAISHINDKDTNLVLHITC; from the coding sequence ATGCAGGTTGATGATCTGGTCTTTGGGAGGATTACAATTGATGGGCACCTCTACACTCAGGATGTAGTGATCTTGAATAATCGAATAATCCAAATCCGGGATAAACACTCATCCAGGGCACTCAAATCACGTTATAAACACACACCTCTCACCACAGCTGAAAATATTCCCTGGAATTGTCATACGCTGGTGATCGGTACCGGCATGAGTGGTCACCTGCCAATTACAGAAGAGATCCGAGCCCGAGCTCAGGAAATGCATATCTCGCTAATTGTTAAAAAAACACCTGCAGCGATCTCTCACATAAACGATAAAGATACCAACCTGGTTTTACATATCACCTGTTAA
- the hypE gene encoding hydrogenase expression/formation protein HypE → MDFPENLSCPVPILTHDTVQMAHGAGGKLSSEMIEKIFLPRFTNTTLEKMEDQAILDNPGGRIAFSTDTFVVDPIFFPGGDIGDLAVNGTVNDVAMSGAQPKFLSVGFILEEGLSFEILHRIVLSMEKAAGLAGVQIVAGDTKVVNRGSCDKLFINTTGIGFVSDDVHISASKLRPGDKILLSGTLADHGMAVMTSREGLSFQSTVKSDTAGLNHLVNDMLAVSKDIHAMRDPTRGGLATSLNEFAVSSQVGIQLYNDSIPVKDNVRGACEILGIDPLYVANEGKLIAVVPPEIADKMLSAMQANPLGRDAVIIGEVIDKHPGIVALRTGLGANRIVDMPVGEQLPRIC, encoded by the coding sequence ATGGATTTCCCTGAAAACCTCTCCTGCCCTGTCCCAATCCTCACCCATGATACCGTTCAGATGGCTCATGGTGCTGGTGGTAAACTCTCCAGCGAGATGATTGAAAAGATCTTTTTACCCAGATTCACAAACACCACTCTGGAAAAAATGGAAGACCAGGCCATCCTGGACAATCCAGGAGGACGCATTGCTTTCAGCACGGACACCTTTGTGGTGGATCCCATTTTCTTTCCCGGGGGTGATATCGGTGATCTGGCTGTAAATGGCACGGTCAATGATGTCGCCATGAGTGGCGCCCAGCCTAAATTTTTGAGTGTTGGATTTATTTTGGAGGAAGGCCTGTCGTTCGAGATCCTTCACCGCATTGTTTTATCCATGGAAAAAGCAGCTGGACTGGCAGGCGTTCAAATCGTTGCCGGCGACACGAAAGTGGTGAATCGAGGGAGTTGCGATAAACTTTTTATCAATACCACAGGAATTGGTTTTGTTTCAGATGACGTGCATATCTCAGCTTCAAAACTCAGGCCTGGCGACAAGATTTTGCTTTCGGGAACCCTGGCAGACCATGGCATGGCTGTCATGACCAGTCGTGAGGGGCTTTCTTTCCAATCTACTGTCAAAAGTGATACTGCAGGTCTGAATCACCTGGTAAATGATATGCTGGCAGTAAGCAAAGATATCCATGCCATGCGTGACCCCACTCGCGGTGGATTAGCTACCAGCCTGAATGAATTTGCCGTTTCATCTCAGGTGGGAATTCAGTTGTACAATGATTCAATTCCAGTGAAAGACAATGTCCGGGGAGCCTGTGAGATCCTGGGGATCGATCCTCTTTATGTTGCGAATGAAGGCAAATTGATCGCTGTTGTACCTCCGGAAATCGCGGATAAGATGTTATCGGCCATGCAGGCGAATCCCTTGGGACGGGATGCGGTCATTATTGGTGAAGTGATCGATAAACATCCCGGTATAGTCGCTTTGCGCACCGGCCTGGGAGCTAATCGGATCGTGGATATGCCCGTTGGTGAACAGCTTCCTCGTATCTGTTGA
- a CDS encoding type II toxin-antitoxin system VapC family toxin: MEIKTIVLDTNIYSLSQRADSFSISILEHSNRIIICPIVLGELLAGFKYGSKEQENLNTLNKFLDSPRVEIVDVTEATANHYSQIYSDLREAGTPIPANDMWIAAIAKENGVPLATADNHFTKVPGLLLIQPN; the protein is encoded by the coding sequence GTGGAAATAAAAACAATCGTTTTAGATACTAACATTTATAGCCTATCTCAAAGAGCTGATAGTTTTTCAATCAGCATTCTTGAGCATTCAAATAGAATTATTATTTGTCCAATTGTTCTCGGTGAACTTTTAGCCGGATTTAAGTATGGGTCAAAGGAGCAAGAGAATCTAAATACACTCAATAAGTTTTTAGATTCACCTCGTGTTGAGATCGTTGATGTTACCGAGGCTACAGCCAACCATTACAGTCAGATTTACAGTGACTTGCGTGAAGCAGGGACTCCTATTCCAGCCAATGATATGTGGATCGCCGCCATTGCAAAAGAAAATGGTGTTCCACTGGCAACAGCAGATAATCATTTTACAAAAGTACCTGGCTTATTATTAATCCAACCAAACTAG
- a CDS encoding antitoxin, with product MKTITIRGIDNELDSLLKISAKEKSMSVNQFLLGTLRKMMGLEKDNIHTKVYHDLDFLFGNWTEKEFSEFQHTQQDFSRIDEEMWK from the coding sequence ATGAAAACAATCACTATCCGCGGCATAGACAACGAGCTTGATAGCCTGTTAAAAATTTCTGCAAAAGAGAAGTCTATGAGCGTCAACCAATTTCTACTGGGCACCCTGAGAAAAATGATGGGCCTGGAAAAAGACAATATCCATACTAAGGTCTATCATGATCTTGATTTTCTTTTTGGAAACTGGACTGAAAAAGAGTTCTCCGAATTTCAACATACACAGCAGGACTTTAGCCGGATTGACGAGGAAATGTGGAAATAA
- the hypD gene encoding hydrogenase formation protein HypD, which produces MKYLDEFRDPVVAKKILDEIHAVTTQPWVIMEICGGQTHSIIRNGIDQVLPKEIELVHGPGCPVCVTPLEIIDQAIEIASRPHVIFTSFGDMLRVPGSHKDLFMVRSEGGDVRTVFSPLESLKIARENPDKEVVFFAVGFETTAPGNAMAVAQAAKEGLTNFSELVSHVLVPPAMEALLSSPANRVQGYLAAGHVCTVMGWDEYIPIAKKYKVPIVITGFEPIDVLDGILHTVKQLEAGTHVVENCYSRIVEAGGNQPAQNIIRDVFEITNRKWRGIGEIPVSGFKITEKYAAHDAELKFEVTDIHTEEPKICISGLILQGLKKPHDCPAFGKECTPQTPLGATMVSSEGACAAYYLYQRIVD; this is translated from the coding sequence ATGAAATATCTAGATGAATTCCGCGACCCGGTTGTGGCTAAAAAGATTCTGGATGAAATTCATGCCGTCACGACCCAACCCTGGGTAATCATGGAGATCTGTGGTGGTCAGACTCATTCCATTATTCGTAATGGCATCGACCAGGTACTCCCCAAAGAAATTGAATTGGTTCACGGACCAGGTTGTCCAGTTTGTGTTACCCCGCTGGAGATCATCGACCAGGCCATCGAGATCGCCAGTCGCCCTCATGTGATCTTCACCAGTTTTGGTGATATGCTGCGGGTTCCGGGCAGTCATAAAGATCTATTTATGGTTCGCTCCGAAGGCGGTGATGTGCGAACTGTCTTTTCACCACTGGAAAGCTTGAAAATTGCCCGTGAGAACCCGGATAAAGAAGTTGTTTTCTTCGCAGTTGGCTTCGAGACTACGGCCCCGGGAAATGCCATGGCAGTTGCTCAGGCAGCCAAAGAAGGTTTGACAAATTTCAGTGAATTAGTGAGCCATGTGTTGGTTCCTCCCGCCATGGAAGCGCTGCTTTCATCTCCAGCCAATCGGGTTCAAGGCTATCTGGCTGCCGGTCATGTATGTACAGTCATGGGCTGGGATGAATACATCCCCATTGCAAAAAAATATAAGGTACCCATCGTTATTACCGGCTTTGAGCCCATTGATGTCCTGGATGGTATCCTGCACACAGTGAAACAATTAGAAGCTGGTACTCATGTAGTGGAAAACTGCTATTCCCGGATCGTGGAAGCGGGCGGTAATCAACCTGCCCAAAATATTATTAGAGATGTTTTTGAGATCACCAACCGGAAATGGCGGGGAATTGGTGAGATTCCAGTGAGTGGATTCAAGATCACTGAAAAGTATGCTGCCCATGATGCTGAGCTAAAATTCGAAGTGACTGATATTCATACTGAAGAGCCTAAAATTTGTATTAGTGGTCTCATTCTCCAAGGTTTGAAAAAGCCCCATGATTGTCCCGCTTTCGGAAAAGAATGCACGCCTCAAACCCCCCTGGGAGCCACCATGGTCTCTAGTGAGGGGGCGTGTGCGGCCTACTATCTGTATCAAAGAATTGTGGATTGA
- a CDS encoding type II toxin-antitoxin system VapC family toxin, protein MILIDTSIWIDHLRQGSKHSEKLLSEFSIFSHPFIIGELACGNLRNRQQIIHLLQELPQALVASDDEVLKFIDVNHLTGKGLGYVDMHLLASTKLSGLRIWTRDRRMKEAAITLDVNWNQQ, encoded by the coding sequence ATGATACTTATTGATACTTCGATCTGGATCGACCATTTACGTCAGGGGTCAAAGCATTCAGAAAAGCTGCTATCTGAGTTTAGTATATTTTCCCACCCCTTCATAATTGGTGAACTTGCCTGTGGTAACCTCAGGAATAGACAGCAAATTATCCACCTTCTGCAAGAACTTCCCCAGGCTCTTGTTGCATCTGATGATGAAGTGCTAAAGTTTATTGATGTGAATCACCTTACGGGAAAGGGATTAGGATATGTCGACATGCATTTACTTGCTTCAACCAAACTATCAGGTCTACGCATCTGGACAAGAGATCGTCGGATGAAAGAGGCCGCTATTACTCTCGATGTAAATTGGAATCAGCAATGA
- a CDS encoding type II toxin-antitoxin system VapB family antitoxin has product MRTTINIEEDLVAEASRLTGVKEKTSLVRMGLKALIAYESGRRLAKLGGSEPQLDDISRRRFETH; this is encoded by the coding sequence GTGAGAACAACGATTAACATTGAAGAAGATCTTGTTGCGGAAGCTTCTCGTTTAACTGGGGTAAAAGAAAAAACATCCCTGGTTAGAATGGGTCTAAAAGCGCTCATTGCATACGAAAGTGGCCGAAGGCTTGCAAAATTGGGGGGAAGTGAACCTCAACTTGATGATATCTCGCGCCGAAGATTCGAAACCCATTAA